The following coding sequences lie in one Candidatus Binatia bacterium genomic window:
- a CDS encoding MaoC family dehydratase N-terminal domain-containing protein gives MTTAFHDPYGVYVGRDVGGRECTITADMVRLYEAGTEDRNPVYADAGGAGAPVAPALLFHSEVYRDLSWYLPNLIGNLHAKQEWEIFHPFRIGDTVRTHSTVVERYVRRNRDYLVNEVLITAPDGRWLQRSRTHQSFLRETGAGDVIVDKEREKRADRTFDIGAGHGARLGPVEKTITLEMCQAFSGPHRNYHTDREMARAMGFPDVVVQGMMSVCFLSELMTREFGDGWFHGGKLAVSLVNVVWPEDRLHVWAQERDTVAEGARSRAHVDIWCEKGDGVKTIVGTASALR, from the coding sequence ATGACAACCGCATTCCACGATCCATATGGGGTTTACGTCGGGCGCGATGTCGGCGGCCGGGAATGCACGATCACGGCAGACATGGTGCGCTTGTACGAAGCCGGCACCGAGGACCGCAACCCGGTCTACGCGGATGCCGGAGGAGCGGGCGCTCCCGTGGCTCCGGCGCTGCTGTTTCACTCGGAAGTGTACCGCGATTTGAGCTGGTACCTGCCGAACCTCATCGGCAACCTGCACGCGAAACAGGAGTGGGAAATTTTCCATCCCTTCCGCATCGGCGACACCGTCCGCACGCACTCGACGGTGGTGGAACGCTACGTAAGGCGCAACCGCGACTACTTGGTCAACGAAGTGCTCATAACCGCGCCCGACGGGCGCTGGCTGCAACGCAGCCGCACGCACCAGAGCTTCCTGCGCGAAACTGGTGCCGGCGATGTCATCGTCGACAAGGAGCGCGAGAAGCGGGCGGATCGCACTTTCGACATCGGCGCCGGCCATGGCGCCCGGCTGGGACCCGTGGAAAAGACCATCACGCTCGAGATGTGTCAGGCGTTTTCGGGTCCCCACCGGAACTATCACACCGACCGCGAGATGGCCCGCGCGATGGGTTTCCCCGACGTGGTGGTGCAGGGCATGATGTCCGTCTGCTTCCTTTCCGAGCTGATGACCCGGGAGTTCGGTGACGGCTGGTTCCACGGCGGCAAGCTCGCCGTGAGCCTGGTGAATGTCGTGTGGCCCGAGGACCGGCTCCATGTCTGGGCCCAGGAACGCGACACCGTCGCCGAGGGGGCGCGGTCGCGCGCCCACGTCGACATCTGGTGCGAGAAGGGTGACGGCGTAAAGACGATAGTCGGCACCGCCAGCGCCCTGCGTTAA